Proteins encoded in a region of the Haloglomus salinum genome:
- a CDS encoding YlbF family regulator: MSIDSSEVDTEAEHPAAQATELASELGEVITELPAYQEFMEAKEAVESDEEIQAQVREFEQLREEFMLARQTGDATNEDLRELQEAQQELNDIPEMAEFQAAQNRLELSLQELNELISDPLAVDFGGKAGGCCED; the protein is encoded by the coding sequence ATGAGCATCGACTCGAGCGAGGTCGACACGGAGGCGGAACACCCGGCGGCACAGGCGACGGAACTCGCCTCGGAACTCGGCGAGGTCATCACCGAACTGCCAGCCTACCAGGAGTTCATGGAGGCGAAGGAGGCCGTCGAGTCCGACGAGGAGATCCAGGCGCAGGTCCGGGAGTTCGAGCAGCTCCGCGAGGAGTTCATGCTCGCCCGGCAGACCGGCGACGCGACCAACGAGGACCTCCGCGAACTGCAGGAGGCCCAGCAGGAGCTCAACGACATCCCGGAGATGGCCGAGTTCCAGGCCGCACAGAACCGACTCGAACTCTCGCTGCAGGAGCTGAACGAGCTCATCTCCGACCCGCTCGCGGTCGACTTCGGCGGCAAGGCCGGCGGCTGCTGCGAGGACTGA
- a CDS encoding YihY/virulence factor BrkB family protein: MSNDVVAGRTSPPHGPSQRSWQSSGWYRVSGIGDSLYASTSQSVQLYGVAGGVLLLLTWMYVVGMALPVGTILNVVVAEEDYGVEGPD; encoded by the coding sequence GTGTCGAACGACGTCGTGGCGGGTCGCACGTCCCCACCGCACGGACCGTCGCAACGTTCGTGGCAGTCGTCGGGGTGGTATCGGGTATCGGGTATCGGGGACAGCCTCTACGCCTCCACCTCGCAGAGCGTCCAGCTCTACGGCGTCGCTGGGGGCGTGTTGCTCCTGCTGACCTGGATGTACGTCGTCGGGATGGCACTCCCTGTGGGGACCATCCTCAACGTCGTCGTCGCCGAGGAGGACTACGGGGTCGAGGGTCCCGACTGA
- a CDS encoding DUF1328 family protein — protein sequence MMPLLFSGDFLQYALVFFVLAIVAGLVGARGVAGISMEIARIMVVIFLVLLVVSLVL from the coding sequence ATGATGCCGCTGCTGTTCTCGGGTGATTTCCTCCAGTACGCGCTCGTCTTCTTCGTGCTGGCCATCGTCGCTGGGCTCGTCGGCGCGCGCGGTGTCGCGGGTATCAGTATGGAGATCGCCCGCATCATGGTCGTCATCTTCCTCGTCCTGCTCGTGGTCTCGCTGGTCCTCTGA